The Aureispira anguillae genome contains a region encoding:
- the miaE gene encoding tRNA-(ms[2]io[6]A)-hydroxylase: protein MEEDKKRVLGIQLPTDPRWVNMAEMSLEDILTDHAFCEQKATTSCISLIQRYSDKELLVQKVTPIVAEEWSHFRLVLKELEKRGLKLGRQRKDEYVNQLLLFVRKGVTPEDLLLDRLLVCAMIEARSCERFRLLSLNISDQSLRSFYHKFMVSEAGHYRLFLDLAEHYIGKEKTQERWNACLAFEAALVKQLKPRADRMH, encoded by the coding sequence ATGGAAGAAGATAAAAAGAGAGTATTAGGAATTCAGTTGCCAACAGATCCTCGATGGGTAAATATGGCTGAAATGAGCTTGGAAGATATTTTGACCGATCATGCTTTTTGTGAACAAAAAGCGACAACAAGTTGCATTAGTCTTATTCAACGGTATTCAGACAAAGAGTTACTCGTACAAAAAGTGACACCTATTGTTGCTGAAGAGTGGAGTCACTTTAGGTTGGTTTTAAAAGAACTTGAAAAACGAGGCTTAAAACTAGGGAGGCAACGAAAAGATGAATACGTAAACCAACTATTGCTGTTTGTTCGAAAGGGGGTAACTCCTGAAGACCTGCTATTGGATCGATTATTAGTTTGTGCTATGATTGAAGCCAGAAGTTGCGAACGATTTAGGTTATTGTCACTAAATATTAGTGATCAATCTTTGCGAAGTTTTTACCACAAGTTTATGGTTTCAGAAGCTGGGCATTACCGTTTGTTTTTGGACTTAGCAGAGCATTATATTGGCAAAGAAAAAACGCAAGAACGATGGAACGCTTGTTTGGCTTTTGAGGCAGCATTAGTAAAGCAACTAAAGCCAAGAGCAGATCGAATGCATTGA
- the folP gene encoding dihydropteroate synthase produces the protein MGILNMTPDSFYEGSRIKTPKKLLQQVEMMLEEGATILDIGGASSRPGAALISVEEERKRVIPAIELIRQYFPNVFISIDTYRATITKEAIQAGVHLVNDISASSIDKDLLEVVAQHKVPYVLMHMQGKPQNMQDQPVYADELTEVLDFFIQKIALLKEKGIQDIILDVGFGFGKTLEHNYRLLNNLNIYQILNLPMLVGISRKSMIWKLLGNSPQEALNGTTALHMIALQQGAHILRVHDVKAAQEAIQLHSMLLNNL, from the coding sequence ATGGGAATATTAAATATGACACCAGATTCTTTTTATGAAGGTAGTCGTATCAAAACCCCAAAAAAATTACTTCAACAGGTCGAAATGATGTTAGAAGAAGGAGCGACAATTTTGGACATTGGTGGAGCTTCCTCCAGACCAGGGGCGGCACTTATTTCTGTTGAGGAGGAACGAAAACGGGTGATTCCTGCTATAGAATTAATTCGTCAATATTTCCCTAATGTATTCATTTCTATTGATACTTATAGGGCTACCATTACAAAAGAGGCAATCCAAGCAGGCGTACATTTGGTCAATGACATTTCTGCATCTAGTATAGATAAGGATTTGTTGGAAGTGGTTGCGCAGCATAAGGTACCTTATGTATTAATGCATATGCAAGGGAAGCCCCAAAACATGCAGGATCAACCAGTGTATGCAGATGAATTAACGGAAGTGCTCGATTTTTTTATTCAAAAGATTGCACTTCTAAAAGAGAAAGGCATCCAAGATATTATTTTGGATGTTGGTTTTGGTTTTGGAAAAACCTTGGAGCATAATTATCGCTTATTAAATAATTTGAACATTTATCAGATACTAAACTTACCAATGTTAGTTGGTATTTCTAGAAAATCGATGATTTGGAAATTGTTGGGGAACAGCCCCCAAGAGGCTTTGAATGGAACAACGGCATTGCATATGATTGCTTTGCAGCAGGGAGCTCATATTTTGAGAGTTCACGATGTAAAAGCAGCTCAAGAGGCTATTCAGTTGCATAGTATGTTACTCAACAATCTCTAA
- a CDS encoding tetratricopeptide repeat protein, which yields MILSNTLRLFILLAIHTTIFAQDTTSTIDSSSLTQANSSKFFAQLPPPEPEKNSEILMKEAIVHFDGERYKKSIEMLDEAIQINEFPQLTPILFFYRAVSKVKINDFEAAVADYTDAIRVNPYKSKYIYYRGLAYFELGNYEKAKKDFQTTLAMDGANADLYVKLAYLKQQENDLKGAIEDYTKAIEFNPKFAAPYYYRGLIYLQVLLHDKACADLKKAINLGHPLAARVYDKYCDEYK from the coding sequence ATGATCTTATCAAACACACTAAGGCTTTTTATTTTGTTAGCCATTCATACCACTATATTTGCACAAGATACCACCTCTACTATTGATAGTAGTAGCTTAACCCAAGCTAATTCTTCCAAATTTTTCGCACAACTTCCACCACCAGAACCTGAAAAAAATTCAGAAATATTGATGAAAGAAGCAATTGTGCATTTTGATGGAGAGCGCTATAAAAAAAGCATTGAAATGCTGGACGAGGCAATTCAAATCAATGAATTTCCACAACTTACTCCCATTCTGTTTTTCTATAGAGCAGTATCAAAAGTCAAAATCAATGATTTTGAAGCAGCAGTAGCTGATTATACCGATGCAATTCGTGTCAACCCCTATAAATCAAAGTACATTTATTATCGGGGCTTAGCCTATTTTGAGTTAGGCAACTATGAAAAAGCGAAAAAAGACTTTCAAACGACCTTAGCTATGGATGGAGCCAATGCAGATCTCTATGTAAAATTGGCCTATCTTAAACAACAGGAAAATGACTTGAAAGGTGCTATTGAAGATTATACCAAAGCAATCGAATTTAATCCTAAATTTGCTGCTCCTTATTATTATAGAGGGCTAATTTACCTTCAAGTACTATTGCACGACAAAGCCTGTGCAGATCTCAAAAAAGCAATTAATTTGGGGCATCCCCTTGCAGCAAGGGTTTATGACAAATATTGTGATGAGTATAAATAA
- a CDS encoding formate--tetrahydrofolate ligase — protein MEETKFLTDIEIAQNNEMEHIKTIAAKLNINEDDLEYYGKYKAKLPLSFIDEEKVAQNNLILVTAMTPTPAGEGKTTTSIGLTEGLNKIGKKTTVVLREPSLGPVFGIKGGAAGGGYAQVVPMEDINLHFTGDFSAVEKANNLLSALIDNNIQSKTRNLGIDPRTIVWKRVMDMNDRALRQITIGLGGTANGIPREDGFNITPASEVMAILCMAKDMEDLKTKLGNIFIGFTFDKKPIYARDLKAEDAMAILLKDAIKPNLVQTLEENPAIIHGGPFANIAQGTNTIIATKMGLSLSDYVVTEAGFGADLGAEKFLNIKCVSAGLKPKAVVLVATIRALRHHGGAKKDEYNTPSLERVEKGFENLEKHIENCRKFGLNPVVAINAFPSDTDAEVLWIKDKCKEMGVQAIVAEGWAHGGDGMVDLANAVVTEVESGQNKFEGLYDWNLPVKEKIDKIAKEIYGATEVIYSKRAKLDLKRIARLGLEHLPICMAKTQKSFSDNDKLLGRPKDFSVNVREFEYAVGAGFIIPILGKMMRMPGLPAVPSSEGMTIDNTGKISGLS, from the coding sequence ATGGAAGAAACAAAATTTCTTACCGACATTGAAATTGCCCAGAATAATGAAATGGAGCATATCAAGACAATTGCTGCAAAACTTAATATCAATGAGGATGATTTGGAGTATTATGGAAAATATAAAGCAAAACTTCCTTTGTCTTTTATTGATGAAGAAAAAGTAGCGCAAAATAATTTGATTCTAGTTACAGCAATGACTCCTACTCCTGCAGGGGAGGGAAAGACAACGACTTCTATTGGATTGACAGAAGGATTGAATAAAATTGGCAAAAAAACGACGGTTGTATTGCGAGAACCCTCTTTGGGACCTGTTTTTGGTATCAAGGGAGGCGCAGCTGGTGGCGGTTATGCGCAGGTGGTACCAATGGAGGATATTAACTTGCATTTTACAGGTGATTTTTCGGCAGTAGAAAAAGCGAATAATCTGCTTTCTGCCCTAATTGACAACAATATCCAGAGCAAAACTAGAAATTTGGGCATTGATCCACGAACCATTGTTTGGAAGCGGGTAATGGACATGAATGACCGTGCCTTGCGCCAAATTACAATTGGTTTGGGAGGAACAGCCAATGGCATTCCTAGAGAGGATGGTTTTAATATCACGCCTGCCTCAGAAGTGATGGCCATCTTGTGCATGGCAAAGGATATGGAAGATTTGAAAACAAAATTAGGAAATATTTTTATTGGATTTACATTTGATAAAAAGCCAATTTATGCTAGAGATCTAAAAGCAGAAGACGCTATGGCGATTTTGTTAAAGGATGCCATTAAACCTAATTTGGTTCAAACGTTAGAAGAAAATCCTGCTATTATTCATGGTGGTCCTTTTGCCAATATAGCACAGGGAACCAATACCATTATTGCGACCAAAATGGGATTGTCTTTATCGGACTATGTGGTTACAGAAGCAGGATTTGGCGCAGATTTAGGAGCTGAAAAATTCTTGAATATAAAATGTGTTTCTGCTGGCTTAAAACCCAAAGCAGTGGTTTTGGTAGCGACCATTCGTGCATTGAGGCATCATGGTGGAGCCAAAAAGGACGAGTACAATACGCCTAGTTTAGAACGAGTAGAAAAAGGCTTTGAAAACCTTGAAAAACACATTGAGAACTGCCGTAAATTTGGTTTGAATCCAGTTGTTGCCATCAATGCATTTCCTAGTGATACAGATGCTGAGGTGCTTTGGATAAAAGATAAATGCAAAGAGATGGGCGTTCAAGCTATTGTTGCTGAGGGCTGGGCACATGGTGGAGATGGAATGGTTGATTTGGCAAATGCTGTTGTGACAGAGGTAGAGTCTGGACAAAATAAATTTGAAGGCTTGTACGATTGGAATTTACCCGTTAAGGAAAAGATTGATAAAATTGCCAAAGAAATCTATGGAGCTACTGAGGTAATTTATTCTAAACGAGCAAAATTAGATTTAAAACGCATTGCTCGTTTGGGGCTAGAGCATCTGCCAATCTGTATGGCTAAAACACAAAAATCATTTTCTGATAACGATAAATTGCTGGGGCGACCCAAAGATTTTTCAGTTAATGTTCGAGAGTTTGAATATGCAGTTGGAGCGGGCTTTATTATTCCTATCTTGGGCAAGATGATGCGCATGCCTGGTTTGCCAGCAGTGCCTTCTTCTGAGGGAATGACCATAGATAACACTGGAAAAATATCAGGGCTTTCCTAA
- a CDS encoding FdhF/YdeP family oxidoreductase, with the protein MKRNVRIVPPENFEDLKLTARKKKAAGIPALVSSLQHLKKEIGVWQGIKRLNKMNQKGGFDCAGCAWPDPDGKRSSLGEYCENGVKALAEETTLKRVTPAFFAAHSVEEMSNWTDYKIGKSGRITAPMYLAADRSHYEPISWDKAFEIIAQHLQALSSPNEAVFYTSGRTSNEAAFMYQLLARQLGTNNLPDCSNMCHESSGKGLGETLGIGKGSVTLEDIHQAEVVVVIGQNPGTNHPRMLTALAKCKKNGGKVVSINPIPEPGLECFVNPQSVSDVLTGGTSIADQYLQVRINGDVALLKAAMILMLEAEEKQPGTVFDLPFLEEHCEGYEALIADLKQVDFLDAVAESGVSESEIRQFAALLIQKKKIIICWAMGITQHENGVQNIREIVNILLLKGSIGKVGAGTCPVRGHSNVQGDRTVGIWEAPPELFLSNLDKEFNIQSPRAHGYDVVHAIHAMHQNAVKVFIAMGGNFISATPDSQLTGEAIQNCDLTVQISTKLNRSHLVTGKEALILPCLSRAEEDIQSSGRQFVTVENSMGVVHQSQGSFEPASPHLKSEPAIVTGIAQATFGSSSTVNWSQMIDNYDTIRNHIETVIGGFENYNQRVRQPEGFYLPNCARDRKFNTPSKKAQLTINPIPKRTVKPGHFIMMTIRTHDQYNTTIYGLDDRYRGILNERRVALMNQEDMKTLGLQNKDIIHFISHYKGEQRTAKNFKVIAYDIAKGCIGTYFPETNALVHIDNIAKKSNTPASKFIEVEIIKT; encoded by the coding sequence ATGAAAAGAAACGTTCGAATTGTTCCGCCTGAAAATTTTGAAGATCTAAAACTCACTGCTCGCAAAAAAAAGGCAGCAGGAATTCCTGCATTGGTATCGTCGCTCCAACATTTAAAAAAAGAGATTGGAGTCTGGCAAGGCATCAAAAGACTTAATAAGATGAATCAAAAGGGGGGCTTTGATTGTGCTGGCTGTGCTTGGCCTGATCCAGACGGCAAGCGATCTTCTTTGGGCGAATACTGCGAAAATGGTGTCAAGGCACTAGCTGAAGAAACCACCTTAAAACGAGTTACGCCCGCTTTTTTTGCCGCACACAGTGTAGAAGAAATGAGCAATTGGACCGATTATAAAATTGGTAAATCGGGAAGGATTACAGCGCCTATGTATTTGGCTGCAGATCGCTCTCATTATGAACCTATTTCTTGGGACAAAGCCTTTGAAATAATTGCCCAACACCTCCAAGCCTTATCATCGCCAAATGAAGCTGTATTTTATACATCTGGACGAACAAGTAATGAGGCCGCATTTATGTATCAATTGTTAGCACGGCAGCTCGGAACCAATAACCTTCCCGACTGTTCTAATATGTGCCATGAATCCAGTGGAAAAGGACTTGGAGAAACACTTGGTATTGGTAAAGGCTCGGTCACTTTAGAAGATATTCATCAAGCAGAGGTCGTGGTCGTTATTGGGCAAAACCCAGGAACCAATCATCCTCGTATGCTCACAGCATTGGCAAAATGCAAAAAAAATGGAGGCAAAGTAGTTAGTATCAATCCAATTCCTGAACCAGGGCTAGAATGTTTTGTCAATCCACAGAGTGTGAGTGATGTACTTACAGGTGGTACTTCTATTGCTGATCAATACCTACAAGTACGCATAAACGGAGATGTGGCTTTATTAAAAGCTGCTATGATATTGATGCTAGAGGCAGAAGAAAAGCAGCCTGGTACTGTATTTGACCTTCCCTTTTTAGAAGAACATTGTGAAGGCTACGAGGCCTTAATAGCAGATCTAAAACAAGTTGATTTTTTAGATGCAGTAGCAGAAAGTGGCGTATCTGAAAGCGAAATTCGACAATTTGCAGCACTCTTGATCCAAAAGAAAAAAATCATTATTTGCTGGGCTATGGGCATTACACAACATGAAAATGGGGTGCAAAATATCCGTGAAATTGTCAATATCTTGCTCCTAAAAGGAAGTATTGGCAAAGTTGGTGCTGGAACTTGCCCCGTTCGAGGACATAGTAATGTACAAGGAGATAGAACCGTAGGTATATGGGAAGCTCCCCCTGAACTATTTCTCTCTAATCTAGACAAGGAATTCAACATCCAATCTCCTAGAGCACACGGTTATGATGTTGTCCATGCTATCCATGCCATGCATCAAAATGCAGTGAAAGTATTTATAGCAATGGGGGGCAACTTTATTTCAGCGACACCAGATAGCCAGCTAACAGGGGAAGCAATCCAAAATTGTGACTTAACCGTACAAATATCAACCAAACTCAATCGGTCTCATTTGGTAACAGGTAAAGAAGCACTTATCTTGCCTTGCCTGTCAAGAGCCGAAGAAGACATTCAATCATCAGGAAGACAATTCGTCACTGTTGAAAATTCAATGGGGGTTGTCCATCAAAGTCAAGGCAGTTTTGAACCAGCCTCTCCTCACCTAAAAAGTGAACCAGCTATTGTAACAGGAATTGCCCAAGCCACCTTTGGTTCTTCGTCTACTGTTAATTGGAGTCAAATGATTGATAATTATGACACCATACGAAATCATATCGAAACAGTAATCGGAGGTTTTGAGAATTATAACCAACGAGTTCGTCAACCAGAAGGTTTTTATCTCCCCAATTGTGCTAGAGATCGAAAATTTAATACCCCTTCTAAAAAAGCGCAATTAACCATTAATCCGATTCCAAAACGAACGGTAAAGCCAGGGCATTTTATTATGATGACCATTCGCACCCACGATCAATACAATACCACTATATATGGTTTAGATGATCGTTATCGAGGAATTCTTAATGAGCGAAGAGTTGCCTTAATGAACCAAGAAGACATGAAAACATTAGGGCTCCAAAACAAAGATATTATTCATTTCATTAGTCATTATAAGGGAGAGCAAAGAACAGCCAAAAATTTTAAGGTCATTGCCTATGATATTGCCAAAGGTTGCATTGGTACTTACTTCCCTGAAACGAATGCTTTGGTTCATATTGATAATATTGCAAAAAAAAGCAACACGCCTGCATCTAAGTTTATTGAAGTTGAAATCATCAAAACTTAA
- a CDS encoding T9SS type A sorting domain-containing protein — MGADLSYSCVGGNTYVFTLSFYRDCAGISAPASPLLAISSASGCGSSQSISMTQQSVAEASPLCPDQLPNSTCNGGSLQGVEVYTYTATVTLSGACTDWVASFSDCCRNSAITNSNTGSMYVEATINNVAASCNNSPTFSTPPIPYICVNQAFSYNHGTTDIDGDSLVFTLINPKESATLDVSHNVGFSATQPLSSTGAFNFDPTTGQMNFTPDVLQIGVVAVLIQEYRNGILIGTVMRDMEIVVISCTNNSPSPDPITNLRGAVLNGNAFETCIGNTLSFEISCPDLDGIDIVTISNNITTALPGASVSVTHGNPAHIAVSWVVSSINNQAFFINFNDGACPVVGQQTLGFTIKPISISFPAQDTIKCPNETTKQLQALTASNTGTYSWSAINTSSSNPNTLSDPSISNPIATIQTAPATFSVTYTDPVGCTATNTTTIANHTMDLVFTPNTSSINYCVGDPAVPITAALNGDTPIPVLGGYTVSTTPFAPISITSGTNVSLGDDALSGSLPIGFSFNFWGTNYSNFFISSNGFITFNSGSSSGCCSGQNLPSTTAPNNLIAFAWEDLDPGNGGQPNLNVIRYQTVGSAPNRILVMEFFNVDHYSSGNNVTTQVHLIEATNSIEIHTTTQPDPTGTHTMGIEDATGSNAAVVTGRNASTWTASNDGVVFTPNTVGAISNYTYAWDSTNANSNTISGSISPATTISTSANVIARPNITSVYRCTAADGVCVTQRSTLVGCALLPVKCDQFRAVQQKNSIHLQWVTIHEDNNLGFVIERSTDGILFEEIGWVDGLGTTNVSQYYAYIDAQVADGLTYYYRLKQVDHSTDARYICNIATVQMSGAFVNKIHISPNPTQDNAVLNFHAQQNNSVAIKIVDLLGRGLVNMGTYSITQGHNRINIPMNELAAGVYFVQLSIDNKSFSSLKKIIKQ; from the coding sequence ATGGGAGCAGATTTATCCTATAGCTGTGTAGGAGGAAATACGTATGTATTTACTTTATCATTTTACAGAGATTGTGCTGGTATTTCAGCGCCTGCCTCGCCCCTTTTGGCAATTAGCTCAGCTTCAGGTTGTGGTAGCAGTCAATCTATATCAATGACGCAACAATCCGTAGCAGAAGCCTCTCCTTTGTGCCCAGATCAATTGCCCAATAGTACTTGTAATGGGGGAAGTTTACAAGGAGTTGAAGTTTATACCTATACCGCAACCGTAACGCTATCTGGTGCTTGTACAGATTGGGTAGCCTCTTTTTCCGATTGTTGCCGTAATTCAGCGATCACCAATTCGAATACAGGATCAATGTATGTAGAAGCAACCATCAATAATGTTGCCGCCAGTTGCAATAATTCACCTACTTTTTCAACGCCTCCAATTCCTTATATCTGCGTCAATCAAGCCTTTAGTTATAATCATGGAACAACAGATATAGATGGAGACTCGCTAGTTTTTACTTTAATTAATCCTAAAGAAAGCGCTACCTTAGATGTTAGTCACAATGTTGGTTTCAGTGCCACTCAGCCTTTGTCTAGTACAGGAGCCTTTAATTTTGATCCAACAACGGGGCAAATGAACTTTACTCCAGATGTCTTGCAAATTGGAGTAGTAGCTGTTCTCATTCAGGAATATAGAAATGGTATTTTAATAGGAACGGTTATGCGGGATATGGAAATTGTGGTTATATCTTGTACCAATAATAGCCCAAGCCCAGATCCTATTACCAACCTTAGAGGAGCGGTTCTAAATGGCAATGCGTTTGAAACTTGTATAGGAAATACACTATCTTTTGAAATCAGCTGCCCTGACCTCGATGGAATCGATATCGTTACGATTAGCAACAACATTACGACTGCATTGCCAGGAGCGTCTGTAAGCGTTACCCATGGCAATCCAGCCCATATAGCAGTAAGTTGGGTTGTTTCATCAATCAATAACCAAGCATTCTTTATTAATTTTAATGATGGCGCATGCCCCGTCGTTGGACAACAAACCTTAGGGTTTACCATAAAACCCATTAGCATAAGTTTTCCAGCTCAAGATACGATCAAATGTCCTAATGAAACAACGAAACAACTACAAGCCTTAACAGCAAGCAACACTGGAACATATAGTTGGAGTGCCATCAATACGAGCTCATCCAACCCCAACACTTTATCTGATCCTAGTATTTCTAACCCTATTGCAACTATTCAAACTGCCCCTGCCACCTTTTCGGTGACTTATACCGATCCAGTAGGTTGTACAGCAACCAATACAACAACTATCGCCAACCATACAATGGACTTAGTCTTTACCCCCAATACCAGTAGTATAAATTATTGTGTAGGAGACCCAGCTGTTCCGATAACAGCTGCTCTAAATGGCGATACCCCTATTCCAGTTTTAGGAGGTTATACAGTTAGCACAACTCCATTTGCACCAATATCTATTACCAGTGGCACCAATGTTTCTTTGGGAGATGATGCACTTAGTGGAAGTTTACCAATTGGTTTTTCGTTTAATTTCTGGGGAACCAATTACAGCAACTTTTTTATTAGTTCCAATGGCTTTATTACCTTTAATAGCGGTTCTTCTTCTGGTTGCTGCTCAGGACAAAACTTACCTTCTACTACCGCTCCCAATAATCTAATTGCATTCGCTTGGGAAGATCTTGACCCTGGCAACGGAGGGCAACCTAATCTAAATGTCATTCGTTACCAAACGGTTGGTTCTGCTCCAAATAGAATACTTGTAATGGAGTTTTTTAATGTGGATCACTACTCTTCTGGAAACAACGTAACGACTCAAGTTCATTTAATAGAAGCCACAAACAGTATAGAAATTCATACCACTACTCAACCTGATCCTACAGGCACTCATACCATGGGTATAGAGGATGCAACGGGCAGTAATGCTGCTGTTGTAACGGGCAGAAATGCAAGCACTTGGACTGCTAGTAACGATGGAGTTGTTTTTACTCCCAACACCGTTGGTGCTATATCTAACTATACCTATGCATGGGATAGTACCAATGCCAATAGCAATACAATTAGCGGTTCGATTAGCCCTGCTACTACCATTAGTACTAGTGCCAATGTTATCGCCAGACCAAATATTACCAGTGTTTATCGATGTACTGCTGCTGATGGGGTTTGCGTAACACAAAGAAGTACACTCGTTGGTTGTGCTCTTCTCCCTGTAAAGTGTGATCAATTTCGTGCTGTCCAGCAAAAAAATAGCATTCATCTACAATGGGTAACCATCCATGAAGACAATAATCTTGGTTTTGTGATAGAACGCAGCACAGATGGAATTCTATTTGAAGAAATTGGATGGGTGGATGGCTTGGGAACGACCAATGTTTCCCAGTACTATGCCTATATTGATGCACAAGTTGCTGATGGTCTAACTTATTATTATAGATTAAAACAGGTAGACCATTCCACAGATGCTCGGTATATCTGTAATATAGCAACTGTACAAATGTCAGGTGCGTTTGTAAACAAGATTCACATCAGCCCTAACCCAACCCAAGATAATGCTGTATTAAATTTTCATGCACAACAAAACAACAGTGTAGCAATTAAAATCGTTGATTTACTAGGAAGAGGTTTAGTAAATATGGGCACCTACTCCATTACTCAAGGGCACAATAGAATCAATATTCCTATGAACGAGCTTGCCGCTGGCGTTTATTTTGTACAATTAAGCATTGACAACAAAAGCTTTAGCAGCTTAAAAAAGATCATTAAACAATAA
- the fdhD gene encoding formate dehydrogenase accessory sulfurtransferase FdhD, with product MAVLEYEGQKYQKRKSARVEDVLTIEEVLQITINNFPFTVTMRSPGNDNALIRGLLFSEDVLRDQTIDLPIQYRKKNAITTIANVSLDKKLLGAGIKSTRSLLSVSSCGICGRQELDTTSTFKNCLTKNAKLSIDRLYQSFETMSRLQNDFLRSGGSHAAAAISETGELLSLMEDIGRHNAVDKVIGDLINKKKLDKATGILVSGRISYEIVSKVFCAQIPILAAVSAPSSLAVEYAKQFGLTLLGFCREERATCYANDWRIVG from the coding sequence ATGGCAGTATTAGAATATGAAGGGCAAAAATACCAAAAACGCAAAAGTGCAAGGGTAGAAGATGTGCTAACAATAGAAGAAGTTTTACAAATTACCATCAATAATTTTCCGTTTACAGTAACCATGCGCAGTCCTGGCAACGACAATGCGTTGATCCGTGGTTTGTTGTTTTCGGAAGATGTTTTGCGAGATCAAACAATAGACCTGCCCATTCAGTATCGAAAAAAAAATGCGATTACTACTATTGCCAATGTATCGTTGGATAAAAAGCTCTTGGGGGCAGGTATAAAAAGTACTAGAAGTTTATTGTCTGTTTCTTCCTGTGGAATTTGTGGTAGGCAAGAGCTCGATACGACTTCAACGTTTAAAAATTGTTTGACTAAAAACGCAAAACTCAGCATCGATCGGCTGTACCAATCTTTTGAGACAATGAGTCGTTTGCAAAATGATTTTTTACGTTCAGGAGGCTCACATGCAGCGGCGGCTATTTCTGAAACGGGGGAATTATTGAGCCTGATGGAAGACATTGGGCGGCATAATGCTGTGGATAAAGTAATTGGCGATTTAATTAATAAAAAAAAATTGGATAAAGCAACAGGTATTTTGGTGAGCGGACGTATTTCTTATGAGATTGTCTCTAAGGTCTTTTGTGCTCAAATACCTATTTTGGCTGCTGTTTCGGCTCCTTCTTCCTTGGCTGTTGAATACGCCAAACAATTTGGGCTAACGCTATTGGGTTTTTGTCGGGAAGAACGGGCAACTTGTTATGCAAATGATTGGAGGATTGTAGGATAA